The genomic window CGCTCCAGAAAACATCAATTTTTTAAATGCACATTTGGTTGATCTGAATGTTGGCTGTATGACTGAAATTACTGTTTGTGTATTTTACATGAAATGACGGAAATATAAGAGTACGCATCATGAATGTTGAAGATGAAAACTTTCCcacacaataaagaaacaacagtAATGTACACTATGAAGAAAAGATGGGCCCTCCCTCCTTTCTAAAAACTGTCACCTGTGCACACCAGAAAACATCAACTCATTAACTGCATAACTGGTTGATCTGAACGATGCTGTTTGACAATCAAGTTGAAAGATGAAATCTTCCAGTCCACTGTATGCTCCACTGCTGAAGTTTTGCACCGCTCAGGACGTTGAAATCAGAACTTCAGTTCCAGACATTCTCTCATTAGAAAAGTCACAATTTGCACTATTGTCCTGTCTCTTTTGCCTACCAGTCTTCTTCAATCAAATCCCACAGGTAATTGGTGATGAAAAACCGTGACACTTCCTGGGAGTTGAGGTTGAAGGTTTTGACTTCATGCTTGTTGCTGATAACTAATAGCAGTCAAGGATAATTGTTGTCTTGATATCTCAGTACCCAGGAAACTGAAACAAGCTATCTACAGTTTTACATGTATACAGTGCAACAGAGTTTTACTTACATTCAGTGTAACAGGCATCACTCAGGTAATTATCAGTATATACTAAAGTGTTTTGCGATATTGCTGCTGGTCCTACAGCTGCCAGAATGGTGTCCTGGGAATGCACAGTGTGGGCAAATGTGTCCTTTTGTATCAACAAGCATTGcacatatttttaaaaataaatttatGTGTGTTAACAGAAGTTCCAGATTTAACAACTGCAAACATTTGAATACTAAGAGATTAGCAAGGTACTTTGACAAATATGAGTATATTAGCATGAATCATGAAGgtgtgtcacacacaaacaagcctTTCACTCTCAAGATTCATTACATAGCAGTTCAATTTTTCTCTCTGATATTATATAGTGATAAACACTGCAACTTCTTTCCCCAGACATATGGCATGATCTTttttgtgttatgatgtgtgcaCTGTAATATAGGTTTTTGTATTGGTGTGGCCTCAGCAGACTTTGTTGATTACTGTAACTCAGTAACTGCCAAAGAATGGTGGTGTTCACATTATTATGCatcttttttaaagaaaagaaagaaaacacacacgaccaccaccaccatcagagtAGACTGAGCCCTGCATGGTATGTTCAAGAACTAAAGGCTCTTTGTCACTCTtgaaataaaagctaatttgcgtTTACAGGTTTATTCTGACCCAGAGTCTTGaaacaaaagcttttttttctgccgTTGTGGTGTGGACATCCAAGGATGGTAAATAAATAGCCTCACTGAAAACTTCTTATTTTATGGAAGTGTCTTGGCCTGAAGTTGTATCCCTTTAAAGGTTTATTATTTCAAAATGATCCTCAAAATTCAAACCACATAATTTTACAATATTTCAAAATGACCTTCAAAATTCAAACCACATAATTTTACAACAATGACAGAGCTTTAAAGAAAATGATGAATGACTGAAACAAGTGAGGAATAATAAATTCAACCATCTGACATTAACTTATTTGGTCTATCACAACTGTCTAGTAGTagtaaaacgaacaaacaaacccaaaacaaaaaacaagcactaTAAGCAAGGAacggtttctctctcttttgtttgaaATCTATCATTTTATCTGTCATAATGTGAAAGAAATAGTTGTTAAAACAAAGTATTTTACTTTGAAATCACAGCAGCTGCTACCATCCTGGTCCTTTTTCCAACTGTAATTGACTAaattgatgaggataagatatctgttctcgctctcttagatttgtcagcagcttttgacactatcgaccactctatcctcttgaacagacttaaaacttcctttggtattcgtgacactgcactagcatggatcacgtcttacctgtctgatcgtacacagaaagtgtgtgtaaatggtacatactctagagtatctgccttgaaatatggtgtcccacaagggtccgtcctaggtcctgttcttttcgtgctgtatgcggctcctgtgtcggatgtcatcagtcatcatgcgatgtcgcatgagagctttgctgatgacacacaactttatcagtcggcttccatagctgaatttgatgcactggtgactcaaacacaggagtgcattgctggcctaaaggactgggtgactctcaacaagctgcaattaaatgatgataagactgaacttatgataacctgtccaaagaagtttcgtcaacatccttcctttcctgactctgttttgatcaatagcacacctgtttcactttctccctctgttcgcagtcttggtgtaatcctggaccagtctctttccttccaacagcacatttcgaatatctgtaaagttgcctatttggaactgcgtagaatcagctctatctgccactatctctcaaccgatgcaaccaagacacttgtatgctctctggttctctcaagattggattactgcaactctcttttggccggcctccccaaatacctgttagacagactccaacgaattcagaataacgctgccagactcatttgcagagcttctaaatttgaccatgtttctcctctccttcagtctctccactggttgcctgtttctgatcgaatagactataagctatccactctgaccttttctgcagtcaacggatctggcccaaagtatctttctgaactcatccatatctataccccgtctcgccagctccattcttcctctgatacttgacttctcaggatacctcacgtcagaagtaagacctatggacacagatcgttttcttttcaatcgccaaagacgtggaacaagctccctgataacctccgtcattctgattccctcgcatcttttaaatctcgtctcaaaactcaccttttccctcagcaataagttcgaTTGTAGCAGGTCCAcaagtacatgcatgtatatgaatgtgtattgtgtgtgcgtgtgtttatgtaagtttgtgcctgcctatgtgtgcgtatgtgttagggtagctgttagatacacatgtatgttaaaatgtatgtatgcagtgtgcgtgcgtgcgtgcgtgcgtgcgtgcgtgtgtgtgtgtgtgtggtcacattttggtgtgtgtatgtaacatagatataatgttttatgttatcaaaagcgttttttgtaaagcacctagagcagatttctggatagtgtgctatataagtatccattattattattattaaatttatcAAAATCATAATGCATAAAATCAAAAGCTGACTTTATACAATAAAACTTTCAAGCAGCCTTGAAAGAAGTGATTACAAACTTTTACTAGCCATAAAAAGCCAATATACATGATCTGTTTGCTACCTAATAATATAAATGCGATGTAAAAAGCACCTGTAATTTAATTATAAAAGTTGCTTAAGGTCAGTGAACTGCACATGGAAATAAGTGTCTGTAAGGAAAAGGATACATCCCTTGATTTCATGAGGCTCACAGTTGTATTGCCAGCGTAAGTTGGTTATGTTGCTGTACAGGTTGGCGTCACATCTATGAACATGTCATGGTAACATCAGTACTGAAAATCTCCTTTGTATGGCATAACACAAAGTGTTGATGCTGTATTTCATTACTTTCCAGTTTCATTGTGATATTATGATCTTAGGTAAATAAATACTAATTACACATCAGAAATCTATCAGCATGTAAACCCAtatagttgtttcttttttccgaaGTGCACATGAGGCAAGATCAATCaaaattcatataaatatatacgatctattttctttctttctatttcagaccattaaaataaaatatatcagTCATTTACTGAAAGTATTatgcatatgtgtacacatacgCACAGGCACCAGCAACACACTTATTCTTCAAGTTTTACTGATAAGAAACATACAAGACCTTCTATCAACTTACTGTCCCATACAATAACCAAATCAGTAAATGTATTCTCTCATCATCTgtctttataatatatatatattttttttaactgcatgCATACTGATCCTATATTGGCAAAAGTGGGATCAAAACAGACAAAGAGTggtggttctttgttgctgccctacatgccagaggGCATTACAGGCAGTAAGTATGGTGCTGGAACATAAAATCAATGAAGTAATAAAAATTTAGTGAACTAAAAAAaatctgtgaacacacacacattaaattcatgctgattgtgaaaattttttttaaaaacaaaatctaagGGAATGAGTTTCTCACCGTGCTTTTGACAGTCCAGCAGTTCTGGCATCCTTCTGTGATTGGCGCTGTTCCTTCAAAGTCTGTTGCTCTCTTTGTACTTCTGAAAGGTGCTCTTTTAAGTTCTGGCACTCCTTCTTAACTGTGGCAGACTGTGACTGAATTGAATCCACTCTGCTTTTCAAAGAAGACTCTAGGTCATCAAGCCTGTTACCATCTCCATTTAGATCTGATTGGTATGTGTCATTTAGGTCGCTGGTCAAATCTGCAGCATATATAGGTCTATTAGTGTTTATTATCATCAGTAAGGCAATTAAAAAACACTCTTAATctaaacacacagaggcatgcatgtacacac from Babylonia areolata isolate BAREFJ2019XMU chromosome 1, ASM4173473v1, whole genome shotgun sequence includes these protein-coding regions:
- the LOC143288456 gene encoding kinetochore protein Spc24-like, which translates into the protein MSQFELSDVMECGKQLLAVLSGDDTDAITLQRLLETSQQVAALRLKQQQQLKDDIQYLTSDLNDTYQSDLNGDGNRLDDLESSLKSRVDSIQSQSATVKKECQNLKEHLSEVQREQQTLKEQRQSQKDARTAGLSKARCDANLYSNITNLRWQYNCEPHEIKGFISNKHEVKTFNLNSQEVSRFFITNYLWDLIEEDW